The following proteins come from a genomic window of Coffea arabica cultivar ET-39 chromosome 11c, Coffea Arabica ET-39 HiFi, whole genome shotgun sequence:
- the LOC113715675 gene encoding protein PTST homolog 2, chloroplastic, whose protein sequence is MLSLTTPIHFRFHFPPKPVSHFNIPPICLVLNTRKRAQVRKKSFTGQSSDFVGFLELGRGGFWESSWCCWCKERSAREGDSELEEEILEFMEKSAKPGYFPTKKELVEAGRLDLVEAIKNRAGWFTLGWESDDEGNEEQNVKGDEALRMDFDIKEFQRRVETCEDGGSLRENEAGSRPSSSASNSSLSEESSASSNHSASSSGRPLEIGVEEDSGIDGILSRLEKERSSSFGINLGMPEYLTHAPGDNGYFGTSRDVDRMDPGENSRCTSHGPNEGRTSSADGNHQHYTKPDTWRSWSLNRAGFNNTEFEAAEISYNKNQIEDSREASNYEIIKPAADVTKALDKLKETDNTLIQTRLQNLELELASALNSLRFKSEEINSKEVLANSSRDLQTLSDAVEFQENELMSSQERLRSVRAKLAVVEGKMALAIRDAEKILEEKQRRIDSACKTLALLRTAYIVWPSSASEVLLAGSFDGWTTQRKMEKSQTGVFSVCLRLYPGRYEIKFIVDGKWRIDPLRPIVNNNGYENNLLIIT, encoded by the exons ATGCTGTCCCTGACCACTCCAATCCATTTCCGTTTCCATTTTCCTCCAAAACCCGTTTCTCATTTTAACATCCCACCAATATGTCTTGTTTTAAACACCAGAAAGAGGGCTCAAGTTAGGAAAAAAAGCTTTACGGGGCAAAGTAGTGATTTTGTTGGGTTTCTTGAACTGGGAAGGGGAGGATTCTGGGAGAGTTCTTGGTGTTGTTGGTGTAAAGAAAGGTCGGCAAGAGAAGGAGATAGTGAATTGGAGGAGGAGATATTGGAGTTCATGGAGAAATCAGCTAAGCCTGGGTACTTTCCCACCAAGAAAGAGTTGGTGGAAGCAGGAAGACTGGATTTGGTCGAGGCTATAAAGAACAGGGCTGGATGGTTTACACTGGGTTGGGAGTCTGACGACGAGGGAAATGAAGAACAGAATGTTAAAGGAGATGAGGCGTTGAGGATGGATTTTGATATTAAGGAGTTTCAGAGGAGAGTTGAGACTTGTGAAGACGGTGGTTCCTTGAGAGAAAATGAAGCTGGTTCTAGGCCTTCTTCATCAGCTAGCAATAGTTCCCTATCTGAGGAATCCTCAGCTTCATCTAATCATTCTGCCTCCTCTTCTGGTAGACCATT AGAAATTGGGGTTGAGGAAGATAGTGGGATTGACGGCATATTGAGTCGTTTAGAGAAAGAAAGGAGTTCATCTTTTGGTATTAATTTGGGGATGCCTGAATACCTAACTCATGCTCCTGGGGATAACGGTTACTTTGGAACCTCTAGAGATGTAG ACAGGATGGACCCTGGCGAAAACAGCAGATGTACATCACACGGTCCTAATGAAGGCAGAACTAGTAGTGCAGATGGCAATCACCAGCATTATACTAAGCCGGACACATGGAGAAGTTGGAGTCTAAACCGTGCTGGTTTCAACAACACAGAATTCGAAG CTGCAGAAATTTCTTACAATAAAAACCAAATAGAAGATAGCAGAGAAGCTTCAAATTATGAGATCATCAAACCGGCAGCAGATGTTACTAAAGCTTTGGATAAATTGAAAGAGACAGACAATACTCTAATACAAACTCGTCTTCAGAACCTAGAACTGGAGCTTGCCTCTGCACTTAATTCTTTGAGGTTCAAGAGTGAGGAAATAAATTCAAAGGAG GTTCTTGCAAACTCTTCCAGGGACTTGCAGACACTATCTGATGCAGTGGAGTTCCAGGAAAATGAGTTAATGAGTTCTCAGGAGAGATTACGGTCAGTACGTGCAAAATTGGCTGTTGTAGAAGGGAAAATGGCATTAGCAATAAG GGATGCAGAAAAGATATTGGAAGAGAAACAGAGGAGAATTGATAGTGCTTGTAAAACTTTGGCACTTCTTCGCACTGCCTACATTGTTTGGCCTAGTTCAGCCTCAGAGGTTCTCTTAGCAGGATCATTTGATGGTTGGACAACTCAG agaaagatggaaaaatcgCAAACAGGTGTTTTTTCAGTCTGCCTGAGGCTGTATCCCGGCAGATATGAG ATCAAATTCATTGTTGATGGTAAATGGAGAATAGATCCGCTGCGTCCCATTGTAAATAACAACGGATATGAGAATAATCTACTTATAATAACTTAG